The following coding sequences lie in one Rutidosis leptorrhynchoides isolate AG116_Rl617_1_P2 chromosome 6, CSIRO_AGI_Rlap_v1, whole genome shotgun sequence genomic window:
- the LOC139852107 gene encoding oxysterol-binding protein-related protein 3C-like produces MAQKQGGGGFFSSLASSLSNFKNQVNGLLGYEGLEVINPDGGTEDAEVEAQRGRWKQEDRDSHWKMMQKYIGADITSMVTLPVLIFEPMTMLQKMAELMEYSHLLELADKCEDPNIRMVYAASWFISVYFALQRTWKPFNSILGETYEMVNHEGITFIAEQVSHHPPISAARAENEHFVYDITSKVKTKFLGNSLDIYPLGRTRLQLKKDGVILELVPPPTKVNNLIFGRTWVDNPGEMVLTNLTTGDKVVLYFQPCGWFGAGRYEVDGYVYNSAEEPKILMTGKWNTSLSYQPCDSDGEPLPGTDLKEVWKVAETPANDKFQYTHFAHKVNSFDTAPTNLLASDSRLRTDRYALEQGDLSKAGSEKSILEEKQRAEKRTREAKGQKFTPRWFDITEEVCVTPWGDLEIYEYNGKYSKHRDAIGDENTNDADITKIEFNPWQYGNVVEAE; encoded by the exons ATGGCACAGAAGCAAGGTGGTGGTGGCTTTTTCTCATCGCTTGCTTCAAGTTTATCCAACTTCAAGAATCAAGTTAATGg CTTGCTTGGGTACGAGGGTCTGGAGGTTATTAATCCCGACGGAGGGACCGAAGATGCTGAAGTTGAAGCTCAAAGAGGAAGATGGAAACAAGAG GATCGAGACAGTCACTGGAAGATGATGCAAAAGTACATAGGTGCTGATATCACATCCATGGTGACTCTACCTGTGCTCATCTTTGAGCCAATGACGATGCTGCAGAAAATGGCAGAA TTGATGGAATACTCTCATCTGCTAGAGCTAGCAGATAAATGTGAAGATCCGAATATACGAATGGTTTATGCTG CATCCTGGTTTATATCTGTGTATTTTGCTTTGCAACGGACCTGGAAGCCTTTCAATTCAATTCTCGGTGAAACATATGAAATGGTCAATCATGAGGGAATTACATTTATTGCTGAGCAG GTTTCTCATCACCCTCCAATAAGTGCAGCACGTGCTGAAAATGAGCATTTTGTGTATGATATAACTTCAAAGGTGAAGACCAAGTTTCTTGGAAACTCGCTTGATATATATCCTCTTGGAAG AACGCGTTTACAGCTAAAGAAAGATGGAGTGATCCTAGAATTGGTGCCCCCTCCAACAAAAGTTAACAATCTAATATTCGGAAGGACATGGGTTGATAACCCGGGTGAGATGGTCTTGACCAACTTGACCACAGGAGACAAAGTTGTGCTATATTTTCAACCATGTGGTTGGTTTGG TGCTGGTCGATATGAAGTGGATGGATATGTATATAATTCTGCTGAAGAACCCAAAATATTGATGACTGGTAAATGGAACACGTCTTTGAGCTATCAGCCTTGTGATTCGGATGGGGAACCTCTTCCTGGTACTGACCTTAAAGag GTGTGGAAAGTTGCTGAGACTCCAGCAAATGATAAGTTTCAGTATACGCATTTTGCACATAAAGTCAACAGCTTTGATACAGCACCAACCAATTTATTGGCGTCAGATTCTCGCTTGCGAACAGATAGATATGCACTTGAGCAGGGTGACCTGTCTAAAGCTGGTTCTGAAAAGAGCAT TCTGGAAGAGAAGCAGAGAGCTGAGAAGAGAACACGAGAGGCAAAGGGTCAAAAATTCACTCCTCGATGGTTTGATATTACTGAAGAGGTTTGTGTGACACCTTGGGGTGATTTGGAAATTTACGAGTACAATGGCAAATATTCTAAACATCGAGATGCTATTGGTGACGAGAACACAAATGATGCTGACATCACAAAGATAGAATTTAACCCTTGGCAATATGGTAATGTTGTGGAAGCCGAGTGA